In Deltaproteobacteria bacterium, the genomic stretch GTGGCCGTGCCCGCGCCACTGCCGAAGGCCGAGCATCGCGCCACCGCAGCCGCGGTGACGATGGCGCCCTCGCCCGCACCGAAGCAGGAAGAGCAGCGCAAGGGCGGCATGCTGTGGATGCTCGCGCTCGGAGCCCTCGTGCTCGGCGGCGTCGCCTGGGTGGCGATGCGCCCCGACAGCGACGCGAACAAGACCGCAGCCGCGGGTGCCGAGGTGCGCGCGGCCGCTCCGACGCCGCCGCCGGTGGTCGAGCCCAAGCCCGAGCCGCCCAAGCCAGCGCCGGTCGTCGTGGCGCCGCCGGTGGTCGAGGAGCCGGTCGTCGAAGAGCCGCCGGTGGTCGAAGAGCCGCCGAAGGAGGCCAAGGTCGAGGTCTCGGTGACGCAGAAGAAGAAGGGCGAGAAGAAGCCCGCCGCTGGTCCGCCGGAGCCCTCGGGCCCGCCCGAGCCCGCCGAGCCCAAGTCGCTCACGCCCAAGGAGATCGACGAGCGCTTCCGTGCGGAGTGCGTGCTCGACCCGAACAAGCCCGGCTGCGCCGAGCTCCGCAAGAAGGAGCGCAACGGCCCCGATCTCGACGCGAAGCTGGCCGACAAGCTCAGCGAGTCGCAGCTGCGCCAGGGCTTCTCCTCCGCGAAGGCGAAGGCCAAGGCCTGTGGTGGTAGCGCGGGTGAGACGGTGCGCGTGAAGGTGTCGATCGCCGGCGACTCCGGCGACGTCATCTCGGCGTCCGCGCTCGACCCCCACGCCGGCACCCCGCTGGGCGATTGCGTGGCGAGTGCGCTCAAGGACGCCCACTTCTCGCGCTTCACCTCAGAAACGCAGGGCACCGTGTATCCCGTCAGCTTCTGAGTCGGCTTCCGAGTTGGGGATGGACGCGAGGCGCTCATCCCCAACCGGCGATTCGACGCTCACGAGCTCGTGAGCGAGACGGCGGGCGCGAACAGCTCGGGCACCCGAGCGGCGCGAAGGGGATGTCCGAACAGGTAGCCCTGCCCGCGCAGACAGCCGAGCTGCAGCAGTTGCTCGGCCTGTGAGCGCGACTCGATGCCCTCGGCGATCACATCGACGCCGAGCGCCTGCGCCAGCCCGACGATCGTGCGGATCATGGCCGCGCCCTGCTCGCTGCCGTCGAGCACGTCGACGAAGGCCTTGTCGATCTTGAGGCCGTCGACGGGGAATCGGTGCAGGTACGACAGCGACGAGTAGCCGGTGCCGAAGTCGTCGACCCAGATGCGCACGCCCGTGCCGCGCAGCGTCTCGAGCACGCGCAGCACCGCCTCGGCGTTGTCCATCAGCACGCTCTCGGTGAGCTCCAGGCGCAGACAGCCCGGGGCGACCTCGTTGCCGCGCAGCGCATTGTCGATCTCCTCGAGCAGGCGCGGATCGGCGAGCTGTCGGCCCGAGAGGTTGACGCTCATCGACAGCGGCGGAAGCTCGGGCAGCGCCTGCTGCCAGTGCCGTAGCTGCCGCACCGCCTCGTGGATGGCCCAGCGCCCGATCGGCAGGATGAGGCCGGTCTGCTCGGCGACCGGGATGAACTCCGAGGGCGGCACGATGCCGCGTCGTGGGTGCCGCCAGCGCGTCAACGCCTCGAAGCCCAGCAGGTTACCGGTGTCGAGCGCGACGATCGGCTGGTAGTGCAGCTCGAACTCCTCGCGCTCGACCGCCTGCCGCAGCGCGACCTCGAGGCGCAGGTGCGTGAGCGCGTCGATGCGCATCTTGGTCTCGAAGACCTCGTGCCGATCCTGACCGCGTTCCTTGGCCTTCGTCGCGGCCGCGCCGACGTCGTTGATGACCTCCTGCGGGTCGTCATAGCCGCGGGTGCTCGTCGTCAGGCCGATGCTGACGGTCGCGTAGACGGTCTGCCCGTCGACCTCGAAGGGGTCGCGGACCGCGACGCGGATGCGGTTGGCGATGTCGGTGCCGGCGTCGACGTCGTCGAGGTTCTCGAGCAGCACCGCGAACTTGTCGCCGCCGAAGCGCGCGACCACGTCGCCGGGCCGCACGCAGCCGCCCAGCCGGCGCGCGAGGATCGCGAGCATGCCGTCGGCGGCCTGGTGACCGATGCTGTCGGCGAGCCACCGGAAGCGGTCGACGTCGACCATCAGCACCGTGAAGCGGTAGCTGGAGTCCTGCTTGCGCAGCTCGATCGCGCGGGCGATCCGCTCCATGAAGGGCTCGCGACGGGGCAGGCCGGTCAGCGGATCGTTGCGGCTTTCCTCGAGCAGCTTCTGCTCGCGCAGGCGGAAGTCGGAGGTGTCCGTCAGCGAGCCAGCCATGCGCACCGGTCGCCCCGCGGCGTCGCGCTGGACGACGCCACGGCTGATCACCCAGCGGTACGTGCCGTCACTGGCACGCAGGCGATGCTCGTTCTCGTGGAAGGGCTTGTCGCCCGCCAGGTGCTGCTCGATGTCCGCGCGCAGGGCCTCGAGATCGGCCGGGTGCACGCGGCCGAACCACTCGTCGACTTCGTTCGAGAGGTCATCGATGCCGTAGCCCAGCAGCTCACGCCAGCGCCGCGAGAAGTGCATCTCACCGCTGTCGAGCAGCCACTCCCACACACCGTCGTTGCTACCGCGGACGGCGAGGGCGAAGCGCTCCTGCACCTCGGCGAGCGCGCGACGCATGCGACCGCGCTCGATCGCCGCGTGCACGCTGGCCTCGAGCAACGCACCGGAGATCTCCGAGCGCAGCACCACCGCGTCGGCGCCGTCGTGCTGCAGGATGTCGCGCCGGGCCGAGCGCTGCTCGGGCTTGGCGGTCATGTCGATCGCGACCAGGGGTACGCTCGGCAGCCGTCGGTCTCGCACCAGGCGCGTCCACATGCGGCGATCCGCGGCGACCTCGACCAGCACCGCGTCGTACTCGGCGCTGGTGAGGGCCTGGATCGCGAGCACTTCGTCGGCCGCGTGATCGCAGACGAAGTTGGGATCGGCGACCTGCTCGAGCAGCTCGAGGACGGTCGAGTACTCACGCGTCGACTCGCCCAGGTAGAGCACGCGCTGCGTGCCCGGCCGCGGCTCGATCGATGCTCGGGGCTGCACGAACTGCGTCGTGCGGGCCAACGTGGTCATTTCCATCGTCGGCCGACGCTCGCGCGTGCTGCTCTCGGAATCGTCGATCACCCGTGCTCCCCCACCATCGACTCGTCCGCCACCGCGGCCGTGGCCGCGCCCCCGAGCTGGACCGGCGAGAACTCCTCCCAGCCATGACGCCGGAGGTAGTTCGACCACACCCCTTCACAGACGGAATCGTACCGGCACGAGTTGCACGCCTCGCGCTTGCGACGGGCGGCATCGTCGAGATCGGCGCGTCGCAGCTGGACCAGCCCGGACTCGCCCTCGACCGGCAAGCCCGCGAGGGTCGGCTCTCCGACGCGCACGCGCGCGGCGGCGGCCGCGGGCTCGAAGTGGACGTAGCGCTCGACGTAGCCGCGGTTGAAGTCGGGCACCTCACCGGTCGTGCACAGCGGGATGTCGACGAGGAACGCCATCGGCTGCGGCTCGACCCGCTGCTGCTCACGCACGAACGCGGCGAAGCCCGCTGCGATATCGCGGTAACGCGGGAAGATCTGATCGAAGTGGGTGTTGGCGCGACCGTTGGCCTGCATCACATTGAAGACCACCTGCTCGACGCCATGCGCCCGCAGGAAGCGATAGATCGGACCCAGGTGCGGCAGGTTGCGCCGGGTGATCACGGTCGACGTGTGCAAGCCGACGCCGTGTCGTCGCAGGCTCGCGACCATGTCGATGCCCGCGAGCGTCTGCGCGAAGCTGTCGGGTGTGCGCGTGAGGCCCTCGTGCAGCTTCGCCTCGTGGCCGTGAATCGAGATGTAGACCCGGTTCAAGCCCGCCGCGACCAGCCCCTTGGCGTAGCGCTCGTAAGAGAGCGCGCGACCGTTGGTCATCACGCTGATCACCGGCACGCCGTGGCGCTTCGCAGCCTTGATCCAGCGCGGCAGCGCCGGGTTCGTGGTCGGCTCGCCGGAGGTGAAGCAGACCTCCTCGCAGCCACGGTTGTGCTCGAGGATCCACTGCACGGTCTCGTCCGTCGTCGCCGAGTTGGTGACGTAACGGCCGTCCCGATCCTCCTCCATACAGAAGATGCAGTTGTTGTTGCAGACGGCACCGGTGAGCACATGGACTCGCTCACGGCGATCGGCGATGCGCTGCTCGATGCCGAGCGCGCCCTGTTCGCCGACTCCGCCGTCCGCCACGGTCACCAGCTCCCGTGACTGCCGTGGGAGCCGTGACTGCCGTGACTACCGTGACTGCCGTGACTGCCGTGGCTGCCGTGACTGCCATGGCTGCCGTGCGAACAGTGCGTCGGCGCGGCCATGCCCGCCTCGCCCTTGATGGTGTCGGGACCCTCGTCGGCGTTGTCCTTGGCGCGCACCGAGATTTCGCGCTGCTCCGCGCCCAGCATCGCCGCGGGCGCGCGGTTGTACGTGGGCAGCGCCTCGTCGTCGTCCGGTTGGTCTCGGGGCTCGTCCATCGGCAGTATCCCGTTGTCGAATGATACCAGCCGCCCGCGCGAAGTTGGCCGCTTGGTCGCGGGTGAACGCTGATCGGCCACATCGGTGCCATGCCATGGGGCGGCGGACCCGCGGGCCTGCTCGGACGGGGACGTGCCCGCGCACCGGCGCGACGACGCGAGCCCATCGGGTAGCGCGCGATGTCGCGCGGGACCACGGCCCGCCAAGCGCACGGGCGAGCACTGCACCCGCGCTACGGCGTCGCGCGGTCCTGCAGGAAGTGTTCGCGCGGTCGGATCGTGGTCCAACGCGAGAGCACCTCGAGGGTCGCCGCGTCCGCGGTCGCGAGCTTCTCGAAGAGGTAGTCCTGGATGCCCTTGTGGACGGCGCACATCGAGCTCTCGCGCATGCGCCCCATCATCGTGCCGAGGGTCTTGTGGTTGTGTTCGGGCTGCGTGCCGCAGTACGGCACGTAGGGGCAGTCGACGCAGTCGGGCTGAGCGTCGAGGTTCGAGGCGACCGCCATCGCGCGGATCGTCGGATGGCCCACCACGTCGCGGTAGCGGGCGGTGCGGACGTCACCCAGCAGGAAGGTCGCGTCGCCGGCCGCGGCCAGCATGCGGCCCTCGTCGGAGCTGTAGATCTTGCCGTCGTGATCGTACGCGAGCTGGCCGATGCCGGCGCCACCGGGGCTGCGGATGTCGAGGAAGTTGGGATCGTCGCCGCTCAGGATCTTGGTCAGGAAGATCGCCGCGTAACGCTCGAGGATCTCGACGCCCTGGCGGTTGCGCTCGATGATGTAGTCGACCGCCTGGCGGTAGTAGGCCAGGTACTCGCTGCGTGGGTATTCGACCACGCGCCGGGTCTTCTCGGCGAAGCCGAACGGATCGACCGGGCGCAGGAACAACGCGCGACAGCCGAGCTCCACGTAGGTGTCGACCACCTCGCGCCAGCGCTGCAAGGTCTCCTTGGTGGTCGTGAGCAGGGCTTCGACGTGATAGAGCGTCGGGTCGAGGCCGGCTTCGGCGTAGGCCTCGTTGATGCGGCGGATCCACGGCAGCGCGCTGCCGAACGCGGAGGCCTGCGGCAGCTTGCGCTGCTTGTCGTGCAGGTCGGCGGGGCCGTCGATGCTGGTGCAGATCTGCACGCGGTGTTCGAGCAGCCACGCGAGCTTGGCCTCGTCCATCAGCGACAGGTTGCTGACCATCGTGAACTCGAGCTGCTTGCCGAGCCCGCGGTTGCGCTCGAGCGCGTACTCGACGATGCGCTGGACGACCGGGAAGTTGACCAGCGGCTCTCCACCCTGGAACTCGATCGTCACGTGCGGGCTGGTCGTGCGCAGCACCAGGTCGACCACGCGCTCGGCAGTCTCGGGCGTCATGTCGGTGTGCACCGCGTCGAGGTTGGCCCGCGAGGCGTGGCAGTAGACGCAGGTCTCGTTGCAGCGCAGCGTGACGACCACCAGGTGGAGGTTGGGGCCCGCGTGCAGGAAGCGCTTGCGCTGGCGCATGGTCTCGGCGGCCCGGCGGGCGTCGAAGCTCTCGCGCACGAGGTTCTTCGCCGCCAGCTGTGCGTGCAGGGCCCCGGAGCGATCGACCCTACCCGACACGAACTCGCGGAACTGCTCGCGCGAGAGCACCACCCACTCGCCCTCGAGGCTGGTCACCACCACGCGCTCACCGAGCTCGCGGTAGCGGAAGAACGCCGGGTAGCCGCGGGTGTCGAGCACCGGAGTCGTCATCGCGGTGGTCATCGGTCGGGCCCTCCGCGCTCGATGGTGAGGCCCAGCGCATGGTTGCCGAGCTCGAGCGCGATGCGTCGCAGACGTCGGGCCGCGCTCGCCGGGGCCGCTTCGGCGCGGAGCGACAGCTCGACCACGAAGGCGGTCTCGGTCTCGCTGCGCACGCTGGTCGCGACCGACGCGAAGGCCTGCAGCGCCTGATCGATCGCGCTGCCGGCGTAGAGCGTGCGATCGAAGCTCAGCCTCACGCCGCACCCCCGTCGTCGTCCGGCTTGGGCTTCTTCTTGTACTTGTCCTCCCACGACTGCGCGATGCCCAGCGGGTCGTCGAACGGCTCGTCGGTGAAGTCGAACGCCTCGAGTT encodes the following:
- a CDS encoding radical SAM protein is translated as MADGGVGEQGALGIEQRIADRRERVHVLTGAVCNNNCIFCMEEDRDGRYVTNSATTDETVQWILEHNRGCEEVCFTSGEPTTNPALPRWIKAAKRHGVPVISVMTNGRALSYERYAKGLVAAGLNRVYISIHGHEAKLHEGLTRTPDSFAQTLAGIDMVASLRRHGVGLHTSTVITRRNLPHLGPIYRFLRAHGVEQVVFNVMQANGRANTHFDQIFPRYRDIAAGFAAFVREQQRVEPQPMAFLVDIPLCTTGEVPDFNRGYVERYVHFEPAAAAARVRVGEPTLAGLPVEGESGLVQLRRADLDDAARRKREACNSCRYDSVCEGVWSNYLRRHGWEEFSPVQLGGAATAAVADESMVGEHG
- the hxsB gene encoding His-Xaa-Ser system radical SAM maturase HxsB, whose amino-acid sequence is MTTAMTTPVLDTRGYPAFFRYRELGERVVVTSLEGEWVVLSREQFREFVSGRVDRSGALHAQLAAKNLVRESFDARRAAETMRQRKRFLHAGPNLHLVVVTLRCNETCVYCHASRANLDAVHTDMTPETAERVVDLVLRTTSPHVTIEFQGGEPLVNFPVVQRIVEYALERNRGLGKQLEFTMVSNLSLMDEAKLAWLLEHRVQICTSIDGPADLHDKQRKLPQASAFGSALPWIRRINEAYAEAGLDPTLYHVEALLTTTKETLQRWREVVDTYVELGCRALFLRPVDPFGFAEKTRRVVEYPRSEYLAYYRQAVDYIIERNRQGVEILERYAAIFLTKILSGDDPNFLDIRSPGGAGIGQLAYDHDGKIYSSDEGRMLAAAGDATFLLGDVRTARYRDVVGHPTIRAMAVASNLDAQPDCVDCPYVPYCGTQPEHNHKTLGTMMGRMRESSMCAVHKGIQDYLFEKLATADAATLEVLSRWTTIRPREHFLQDRATP
- a CDS encoding EAL domain-containing protein → MIDDSESSTRERRPTMEMTTLARTTQFVQPRASIEPRPGTQRVLYLGESTREYSTVLELLEQVADPNFVCDHAADEVLAIQALTSAEYDAVLVEVAADRRMWTRLVRDRRLPSVPLVAIDMTAKPEQRSARRDILQHDGADAVVLRSEISGALLEASVHAAIERGRMRRALAEVQERFALAVRGSNDGVWEWLLDSGEMHFSRRWRELLGYGIDDLSNEVDEWFGRVHPADLEALRADIEQHLAGDKPFHENEHRLRASDGTYRWVISRGVVQRDAAGRPVRMAGSLTDTSDFRLREQKLLEESRNDPLTGLPRREPFMERIARAIELRKQDSSYRFTVLMVDVDRFRWLADSIGHQAADGMLAILARRLGGCVRPGDVVARFGGDKFAVLLENLDDVDAGTDIANRIRVAVRDPFEVDGQTVYATVSIGLTTSTRGYDDPQEVINDVGAAATKAKERGQDRHEVFETKMRIDALTHLRLEVALRQAVEREEFELHYQPIVALDTGNLLGFEALTRWRHPRRGIVPPSEFIPVAEQTGLILPIGRWAIHEAVRQLRHWQQALPELPPLSMSVNLSGRQLADPRLLEEIDNALRGNEVAPGCLRLELTESVLMDNAEAVLRVLETLRGTGVRIWVDDFGTGYSSLSYLHRFPVDGLKIDKAFVDVLDGSEQGAAMIRTIVGLAQALGVDVIAEGIESRSQAEQLLQLGCLRGQGYLFGHPLRAARVPELFAPAVSLTSS